The genomic stretch GAATTATTTTTTCTAAAAAAATATTATCAATTAATGCAATTAAAACACCATCTTGTAGAGCTAAAAAATCATCTTTTTTTTTAACATTTTTAAAAAAAGAGAAATATCAGTTTTGAAAGGAGAATTTATTAAAGTATGTAACATATTCGTATACCTTAAATATTAATTATGGCATCATGATCATCTAATTTTAAACGTAAAAAATCTTGACTTAATATATTTACTTTTAATATAAATTGATCATGAAAATATAAACCTCTATCAATCAATGATGATGCACAACAATAAAAATTATCAATTCCAAAAATAGGTAAAATACAAAAGGACGCTGTATAATTACGTACTAAAATATTTTCTGATCCAGAACTTTTTAAAAGTTGTAAAACCCCATCTCCAATAAAAAACAAACTAATTTTTTTTATAATCGAAGAAACCCCCAAAATAGCGTCTAAACCTTCTTTTCCAAAACTGGTCCCATGAGGGGAATGAGAAAAAACAAAAGCAATTTTTTTCATTGGAATAAATTATATTATATTAAAATTGTATTATACGATCAGACAGTTTTATAGAATTAGCTAATTCTATTAATCCACTTAACTGAAAAAAAGAAGCAAGATTGCCTTTTTTAAAATTTTTTTTTAATAATTCTTCATCTTCAACAACGCCTCTTCTTAGAGCTGCACTAATACAAACATATAATTTTACCTTATATTTTTCATGTAATTTTTGCCATCCTCTAACTAAATCAAATTCATCAATAGGTGTTTGATTAAAATTATTTGCATTTAAAACTCCATCAAAATAAAAAAAAATGCTATTTAATGTATGATACATTTTTATTAAAGATTCACAAAATAAGAAAGCTGTACTAGCATTTTGTGTTCCATAAGCGGAACCGGTAACTAAAATTGTATAATTCATTTTAAAATATCTTTTTCTAAATATTAAATTCGATATATATTATTTATGATGATATTCAAAGAAGATTAATTTGAAATATTTTTTATATCTAACAGTTCTATATCAAAAATCAAAGTAGAATTTCCTGGAATTCCATTAATTTTATTATTTCCATATCCTAATTCTGGAGGTATAATTAATTTTATTTTACCACCTTTTTTGATATATTTTAAACCTTCTTGCCAACCTAATATAACATCTTTTAACATTATTTTTATTGGCTGACCTCTTTTATAAGAATTATCAAATTCTATACCATTGATTAAAGATCCTTTATAATGTACAGTAATTTCTGTATTATTATTAACTTCTTCTTGTCCATCTCCTATTTTTTCAATAACATATAAAAGACCACTAGGTGTTTTATTTACTCCTTCTACTTCAGAAAATTTTTTCATATATAATTGTCCTTGAACTAAATTTTCTTTTTCATTTTTTTTAATTTGAATTTCTGTAATACGTTTTATTTTGTCTTCTAATTTTTTTAGAATCATAGAAATCTCGTGTTTTGATAACTTTAAATCACCTGAAATAGCATCTTTTACTCCCAATAAAATACTTTTCTTATCTAATTTTATTCCTATATCTTTTTGTCTTTGAAAAGATTGATTTACATAATCACCTAAAGATACTCCTAAAGAGTATCCTACTTTTTCATTATCATTTTTAAAAAATTCTTTTTTTTCTGAATATGATTGAATGTTTAAAAAAGGCAGGTTTTCTGAAAACGATATTGGAATAAAAAAAATTAAATATAATAATAAAATTCTTTTCAATAGAAAAAAAATCATGTATTACCCCGAAAAAAATATAAAAATAATAAATTTACTTAATATATTAAAAAATTTATTTGAAATTATTTAAAATATAAAAAATAAAATTATTTAATTGTTATACTATTTATATGTTAAAAATAAAAAGTTAATAATTATTAATAAAAAGAAATAATAAAACAATACATTAATATGTATAATTTATTAAAATTTGATTAGGAATTAAATTATCTTTAAATTATTAATGCATAATAGATATAAAAATAATATAAGTATATTATATTCCTTCTATTAAAAAATATAACTTTTTTTTAATTAAATTTTTTATAAACATTTTTCCAAAGCACGATAAAAACGTTTCATACCTTCAGTAATATCCTTTTTACTAATAATTAAGGAAGGTGCTAATCGAATAACATTATGACCTGCAGTTAAAAAAATTACCCCCTCTAAAAATGCCAATCTAATTATATCATGTATTTTTTTAACAAATTCAGAATGCAACACGATTCCAATAAGCAATCCTTTTCCTCGTATTTCCTTAAATAATCCAAAACGTTTGTTAATGATTTCTAATTCAAAAAGTATTTTCTTTAATTTTTTTTCAACGCCTAATAAAATTTTTTTAGTATTGATAATATCCATTACTGATTCAGCAACAGAACAGGCAAGAGGATTTCCCCCATAGGTAGTACCGTGAATACCAGGTTTAATTACAGAAATAATTTTATTTGTTGTCAACATTGCACTTATTGGAAAACCCCCACCTAAAGATTTTGCAATAGTTAAAATATCAGGTTTTACTTTATAATGCTCATATGCATACAATTTTCCTGTTCTACCTATCCCAGTTTGAACTTCATCAAAAATCAATAGCGCATTATATTTGTTACATAACTTTCTAATTTCCCGAACAAAGGGAATCGTTGCGGGTATGATGCCCCCTTCTCCTTGAATTAGTTCCATAACAACAGCAGCAGTATTATTATCAATAATATCTTTAATAGTGGAAATTTTGTTAAATACAGCGTGCATAATTGATGGAGGTTTTGGTCCAAAATAATCAGAATACTTTGATTGTCCACCTACAGAAACAGTAAAAAACGTACGACCGTGAAATGAGTTATAGAAAGATATAATTTTATTTTTTTTTAAATGATATACTTTAGATGAATAATAACGAGCAATTTTAAATGCAGCTTCATTTGCCTCAGCACCTGAATTTGCAAAAAAAACACGAGATGCAAAACTAGAAGAAATTAATTTTTTAGCTAACCGTAAAGCTGGTTCATTTGTAAAAATATTACTAATATGCCATAATTTTTTACTCTGTTGACTTAAAATTTTATTTAGTAAGGGATGACAATGACCTAATGATGTCACAGCAATACCACTCGAAAAATCAATATATTCCTTTCCTTGTTGATCCCAAATACGACTACCTTTTCCTTTTATTGGAATAAAGGATGCTGGATCGTAAAAAGGTAAAATTAGTTTATCAAAACTATCTCGTGTAATTAATTTTTTTTTTGCTATCATTAAATTTCCTAAAATATGTTCACTTAAATAATAAAAAATTACAAACTAAAATAGTTACATGTATAAAATTAAAATATACATTAAATTTTATTAAAATTAAACTTATTTTATCAGCAAATTAAAAAAGATACGAATAGATTCTGTTAAATTAACAACTATTATACTTGCTATCATATTGATACAATTATTTGCATAATAAACAAATAATATATTCAAAAAAAAATAAAAAAAATAGAAAATATATTAAATTATAATCTTTATAAAATAGGTAAAATATGAAAAATATTAACCAAATAGGACTAACATGGATTAGTTTTTTTTCATACGCTTTTACAGGTGCATTAATTGTCGTTACTGGAATGATAATGGGAGATATTGCTAATTATTTTAGTTTATCTATATCAAAAATGAGTAATGTTTTTACTTTTTTAAATGCAGGTATATTAATATCAATTTTATTAAATTCTTGGGTAACGAACATAATATCAATAAAAAAGCAATTAATATTAGGTTTTTTACTTTCAATAATAGCAATACTAGGTATCATTTTTTCAAATAATATTTTTACGTTTTCTGTTAACATATTTATTCTTGGATTAGTAAGCGGAATAACAATGTCTATTGGTACCTTTATTATTACATATCTATATTCAGGTGAAAAGAGAGGGTCAAGATTATTAATTACCGATTCTTTCTTTAGCATGTCTGGCATGATATTCCCTATAATTACTGCTTACATATTAGAAAAAAAATTTTCATGGTATTGGATTTATATATTTATATCAACAATTTATTTATTTATTTTTATTTTAACAATAAATTTAAAATTTCCAGAAACTAAAGAAAAAGTAAAAAGCAAAACAACATTTAAATATAATATGAATATAATTTTATTATCTATTTCAGCACTGTTATATATTTTAGGACAATTAAGTTTTATCTCTTGGGTACCTCAATATGCCACTGAAATTATAAATATTAATATAAAAAAAACTGGTACTTTAGTAAGTAATTTTTGGATGGCTTATATGATTGGTATGTGGTGCTTCAGTTTTATAATTAAATTTTTTAATTTAAAACGAATGTTTGTTTTTTTAACAGGTATTTCTTCTATACTTATGTATTCTTTTATTCATAGCAAAAATTACTTAACACTACAGTCTATTATTATTGGATTAGGTTTTTTTTCTAGCGCTATTTATACTATTATTATAACTTTAGCATCATTAGAAACAAAGAAACCATCTTCTAAATTGATAAATTTAATACTATTTTTCGGAACAATTGGGACACTTCTGACGTTTATGATAACTAGTCCTATTGTAGAAAAAAAAGGATTATACGCAACTTTAATTTTTTCAAATATATTGTACGGAATAGTATTTTTTTTATCCCTTCTGATTTTTACAAAAATAAAAAATAAGCTTTTTTTTGAAAAATCATCTTAAAATAAGATTTTTATCTTTAACTATTTTACTAAAAAAAATAATTAAATAAACTAGAAAAATTAATCATTTCTGGTTTATTTAAAAAATAAATCTATATCCATAATTGAATAAACTCGTTTTAAAAGTTTCTCAGATTTTAATCGAGCTTTAATCGCTCCATCCTGAGCAACTTTTTTTAAATAAGATTCATCTTTTCGATAATTTAAATAAGATTTTTGTAATCTACGTAAAAATTGCGATATATTATCAAAAATAATATTTTTAAATTCGCTATACATTACACCATTAAGTTCCTTTTCTAAAATATTAATTTCTTTATTTGTAATAGCAGAAAGAATTTCTAATAAATTTGAAATACCTAATTTTCTTTTTTTATCATAATATATTTTAGGTGGTGTTTGCGAATCTGTAATGGCATTCTTTATTTTAAAAAAAATAGAAGAAATGTCTTCTAATAAAAAAATTACGTTGTTTTTATTCATATCTGATTTAGACATTTTTTTTTTGGGTTCTAACAAAGACATAACTTTCGATCCGCTGATATCAATTAGCGGCTCAGGCAAAGTAAATATATCTCCATATAAAAAATTAAAACGATGGGCAATATTCCGAGTTAACTCTAAGTGTTGTTTTTGATCTTGTCCTACTGGAACTAGATTGGTTTCATATAATAAAATATCGGATGACATTAATATAGGATAATTAAATAGTCCAACGTTTATATTTTCAATACAATTATTTCGTATCTTTTTTTTGTTTTTAAATTGTGTCATTCGAGATAATTCACCAAATTGACTAAAACAACTTAAAACCCAATTTAATTGAGTATGTTGATAAACATGCGACTGAATAAAAATAATGCTTTTATTAGGATCAACTCCACAAGCTAAATATAGCGCTAATGTATCTAATACTGATTTTTTTAAAGAAAAGTTTTTATTTAATGTAGTTAAAGCATGTAAATCGGCAATACAATATATACAATCATAAATATTTTGAAATTTAGACCAATGACGCATTGATCCTATATAATTCCCAAGAGTTAAATCTCCAGAAGGTTGAACTGCACTAAATAATATTGGCTTAGAGTTCATTGGAGGGTAATCCTAAATATAAAAAATTAATGAATAAATCTTGAGTTAACATATTTTAATTCCTCACGTATTTTTTTTATTATAATATCATAATTAGTATGACCAAAAAGTGCAGAACCAATAACAAAAACGTTTGCGCCTGAAAAAGCTATTTCAGCAATATTATCCAATTTTACTCCTCCATCGACTTCTAAAAGAATATTAGAAGAATTAAGTTCAATTTTTTTACTTACTTCACGTAATTTATTAAATGTAGATGGCAAAAAAGATTGACTGCTAAATCCAGGGTTTACAGACATCAACAAAATTAAATCCAATTTATGCATAACATAATCAAGAAAATTAAGAGAAGTAGAAGGGTTAAAAGCTAATCCTGCTTTACATCCATTCTCTTTAATTAAATTTAAAGTGCGATCGACATGATCTGTTGCTTCTGGATGAAAAGTAATAAAATTCGCTCCAGCTTTAGCGAATTGGGGGATTAAATTATCTACAGGTTTTACCATTAAATGTACATCAATTGGAACGGTAATATTATAATCACGTAATGATTTTAAAATCATAGGACCCATAGTTAAATTGGGAACATAATGATTATCCATCACATCAAAATGTATCCAATCTCCACCTGCATCTATAACTTTTTTTGTATCTTTTCCTAAACGTGCAAAATCAGCAGATAAAATTGAAGGTGCCAAAAAAAATTTTTTCATATAAATTTTCCTATTTTTAATAAATATTAAATACATTTAAAACTTTCTAACTAATTTTTAATTAGTTCTAAAAATGAGCAAATGTAGTCAAATAATTTATAATACATTCAAAAAATTTTATTTTAATTAAAAATATATGAAAGAAGACATTTTAAATAGCATATTAAATATAAAAAAATATTTTTATATATATATTAAATTAAATTTATGAAATTTATTTTTAAATTCTTATACAATTAAAAATAAAAGAAATAAATTTTATTTATAAATTTTCAAAAATAAAAAAATAGATTTAATATGTAGATAAATTAATAAAATAAAAATTTTATTTATTTAAATTTTAATTTTTATTACTCATAATTTATTGAAAATATTTAATAGAATTTAAAATAATGTTTTTATCAATTCCAGAATAAATTTTAGCTTTTCCAATAGAAATTGGAAGAACTAATCTTATTTCTCCTGAAATCACTTTTTTATCTCGCATCATATATGGCAAATATGATGCAGCAGACATATTTTTAGGACCTTTAATAGGTAATCCTGTCTTTTTTAATAAAGACAATATTCTTTCATAATCTGCTTTTTTTAAAAACCCCATCATCTCTGATGTACGAGATGCCATAACCATACCTACTGAAATTGCTTCACCATGTAGCCAGTTACCATACCCAGAATGAGCTTCAATAGCATGACCATAGGTATGACCAAAATTTAAAAGTGCTCTAAAATTATTTTCTCTTTCATCTAAAGAAATAATTTTTGCTTTAAGTTCACAACATTTTTTTATACAATAAGGCATTAATGTATCATTAAGTAGTAATAAATTTTCAATGTTTTCTTCTAACCAATTAAAAAATTTTTCATCAAAAATAATAGCATACTTGATCACTTCTGCAATACCAGAAATTAATTCATTATATGGTAATTTTTTTAAAAAATCGATATCAATAACAACAGAAGAGGGTTGCCAAAAAGAACCAATCATATTTTTTCCAAGAACATGGTTCACTCCAGTTTTACCACCAACGGAAGCATCTACTTGAGATAAAAGAGTAGTAGGAATTTGAATAAATTTTACACCTCTCTGGTAAATAGCTGCTGCAAATCCAGTTAAATCACCTATTACACCTCCTCCTAACGCAATTAAAGTGGTATCACGAGAATGTCTTTTTTCTAATAAAGAAGAAATAATTACTTCTAGTTCATTTAATGTTTTAAATTGTTCTCCATCTGAAAGAATCACTTGATCTACTTTTATTCCTGATTTTCTGAGATGAAATAAAACTTTATCTTTAAAAAGATTAGCTAATGTCTTGTTGGTAATCAACATAGCTTGATTTCCTGGTTTTAAAGGAAAAAAAATATTATCTTCTTGAATAATACCAGATCCTATGCTAATAGGATAACTTCGCTTTCCTAAAACTACTTTTATCTTTTCCATAACTATTTATGCTCTATTAACTGTTTTATTTAAAGTATTTTACTAAATTTTATCTAAAAAATTAATTATATGATATGTGATAGATTTAGCGCTTTTATTATCAGTTTGAATTTTAAAATCTGCTATTTCTTCATATAATGGATTTCTTTCAAGAGCTAAATTTTCTAAAATAGTACGATTAGAAACATTAGATTGTAATAATGGTCTCTTGGTATCTCTTTTTGTACGTAATAACTGTTTTTCAATAGTAGTTTCTAAATATACAACAATACCACGAGCTGATAAAATATTTCTATTTTCTTTAAATTTTACTGAACCTCCACCGGTAGCAAGAATAATACCTTGTTTTTTTGTAAGTTCATCAATGATTTTTACTTCCCTCTTACGAAAACCATGTTCACCTTCTACATCAAACACCCAACTTATATTTGCTCCAGTACGATTCTCAATTTCTTGGTCAGAATCAAAAAAATCCATATTGAGTTGTTGAGATAAATGACGACCAATAGTACTTTTACCAGCTCCCATCGGTCCAATTAAAAATATATTTCTTTT from Buchnera aphidicola (Hyalopterus amygdali) encodes the following:
- the trpS gene encoding tryptophan--tRNA ligase, translating into MNSKPILFSAVQPSGDLTLGNYIGSMRHWSKFQNIYDCIYCIADLHALTTLNKNFSLKKSVLDTLALYLACGVDPNKSIIFIQSHVYQHTQLNWVLSCFSQFGELSRMTQFKNKKKIRNNCIENINVGLFNYPILMSSDILLYETNLVPVGQDQKQHLELTRNIAHRFNFLYGDIFTLPEPLIDISGSKVMSLLEPKKKMSKSDMNKNNVIFLLEDISSIFFKIKNAITDSQTPPKIYYDKKRKLGISNLLEILSAITNKEINILEKELNGVMYSEFKNIIFDNISQFLRRLQKSYLNYRKDESYLKKVAQDGAIKARLKSEKLLKRVYSIMDIDLFFK
- the rpe gene encoding ribulose-phosphate 3-epimerase, with protein sequence MKKFFLAPSILSADFARLGKDTKKVIDAGGDWIHFDVMDNHYVPNLTMGPMILKSLRDYNITVPIDVHLMVKPVDNLIPQFAKAGANFITFHPEATDHVDRTLNLIKENGCKAGLAFNPSTSLNFLDYVMHKLDLILLMSVNPGFSSQSFLPSTFNKLREVSKKIELNSSNILLEVDGGVKLDNIAEIAFSGANVFVIGSALFGHTNYDIIIKKIREELKYVNSRFIH
- the fkpA gene encoding FKBP-type peptidyl-prolyl cis-trans isomerase; this encodes MIFFLLKRILLLYLIFFIPISFSENLPFLNIQSYSEKKEFFKNDNEKVGYSLGVSLGDYVNQSFQRQKDIGIKLDKKSILLGVKDAISGDLKLSKHEISMILKKLEDKIKRITEIQIKKNEKENLVQGQLYMKKFSEVEGVNKTPSGLLYVIEKIGDGQEEVNNNTEITVHYKGSLINGIEFDNSYKRGQPIKIMLKDVILGWQEGLKYIKKGGKIKLIIPPELGYGNNKINGIPGNSTLIFDIELLDIKNISN
- the tsgA gene encoding MFS transporter TsgA, whose product is MKNINQIGLTWISFFSYAFTGALIVVTGMIMGDIANYFSLSISKMSNVFTFLNAGILISILLNSWVTNIISIKKQLILGFLLSIIAILGIIFSNNIFTFSVNIFILGLVSGITMSIGTFIITYLYSGEKRGSRLLITDSFFSMSGMIFPIITAYILEKKFSWYWIYIFISTIYLFIFILTINLKFPETKEKVKSKTTFKYNMNIILLSISALLYILGQLSFISWVPQYATEIININIKKTGTLVSNFWMAYMIGMWCFSFIIKFFNLKRMFVFLTGISSILMYSFIHSKNYLTLQSIIIGLGFFSSAIYTIIITLASLETKKPSSKLINLILFFGTIGTLLTFMITSPIVEKKGLYATLIFSNILYGIVFFLSLLIFTKIKNKLFFEKSS
- a CDS encoding aspartate aminotransferase family protein, translating into MIAKKKLITRDSFDKLILPFYDPASFIPIKGKGSRIWDQQGKEYIDFSSGIAVTSLGHCHPLLNKILSQQSKKLWHISNIFTNEPALRLAKKLISSSFASRVFFANSGAEANEAAFKIARYYSSKVYHLKKNKIISFYNSFHGRTFFTVSVGGQSKYSDYFGPKPPSIMHAVFNKISTIKDIIDNNTAAVVMELIQGEGGIIPATIPFVREIRKLCNKYNALLIFDEVQTGIGRTGKLYAYEHYKVKPDILTIAKSLGGGFPISAMLTTNKIISVIKPGIHGTTYGGNPLACSVAESVMDIINTKKILLGVEKKLKKILFELEIINKRFGLFKEIRGKGLLIGIVLHSEFVKKIHDIIRLAFLEGVIFLTAGHNVIRLAPSLIISKKDITEGMKRFYRALEKCL
- the aroB gene encoding 3-dehydroquinate synthase — encoded protein: MEKIKVVLGKRSYPISIGSGIIQEDNIFFPLKPGNQAMLITNKTLANLFKDKVLFHLRKSGIKVDQVILSDGEQFKTLNELEVIISSLLEKRHSRDTTLIALGGGVIGDLTGFAAAIYQRGVKFIQIPTTLLSQVDASVGGKTGVNHVLGKNMIGSFWQPSSVVIDIDFLKKLPYNELISGIAEVIKYAIIFDEKFFNWLEENIENLLLLNDTLMPYCIKKCCELKAKIISLDERENNFRALLNFGHTYGHAIEAHSGYGNWLHGEAISVGMVMASRTSEMMGFLKKADYERILSLLKKTGLPIKGPKNMSAASYLPYMMRDKKVISGEIRLVLPISIGKAKIYSGIDKNIILNSIKYFQ
- the aroK gene encoding shikimate kinase AroK, with the protein product MAEKRNIFLIGPMGAGKSTIGRHLSQQLNMDFFDSDQEIENRTGANISWVFDVEGEHGFRKREVKIIDELTKKQGIILATGGGSVKFKENRNILSARGIVVYLETTIEKQLLRTKRDTKRPLLQSNVSNRTILENLALERNPLYEEIADFKIQTDNKSAKSITYHIINFLDKI
- the tusC gene encoding sulfurtransferase complex subunit TusC; translated protein: MKKIAFVFSHSPHGTSFGKEGLDAILGVSSIIKKISLFFIGDGVLQLLKSSGSENILVRNYTASFCILPIFGIDNFYCCASSLIDRGLYFHDQFILKVNILSQDFLRLKLDDHDAIINI
- the tusD gene encoding sulfurtransferase complex subunit TusD; amino-acid sequence: MNYTILVTGSAYGTQNASTAFLFCESLIKMYHTLNSIFFYFDGVLNANNFNQTPIDEFDLVRGWQKLHEKYKVKLYVCISAALRRGVVEDEELLKKNFKKGNLASFFQLSGLIELANSIKLSDRIIQF